The DNA window TCATCTAGTTTTCCACCTTTGACTATTTTGATGAACATCCTGTATCTGATGTATTGACTACCCTGATGGTTGTAGATACGGtatttttgttgcagaaatctAGTTCAATTTCATAAATCGACTGCGACAATAAAAggtaaaagaaaacaagaggaGGCAGCCATGAGTTTTACCAGGATAAAAGCCTTGATGTTCTTTCTTGTCAGTCTTATGTCTGAGCTTTCATCTTCAGATATATCGAGCAATATATCAAGTAGATCCTTCATTTGTTGACCTGCATCATTGTTATGCCGACGCTTCGTCCTTGTCTCTTGATGTTCCTCTATGATCTTCTCAATCATTACGTCAAACCTCTCAGCTACATCTCTAATCCTCTTCTTAAATCCCTGCAAATCCAAATTCTTGCAAAACCAGATAAAATCAGATACATTAAACTTCCCTGTGAGCTCTGCTATCTCATGAATTATTGTCTTTATGTCTGCAGCCTCATTTTCATTCTCAGAGCATCGTCTGATCATAGCCATTCTTGATACCACATTGTTTGCTAGCCTAATGAGTTCTGCACCAACATCAACTGCCTCACCAGCTTTAGATTTTCGCGATAGCAGCTCCATAAAACGCGTTATCTCATCGCGTCTAACTGGAAGTAACAGGTCTAGTGTCCGACCTCCAAGAAGTTCAGTCATGCATAGCTTTTTCATGAACTTCCAATAAGGTCCATAAGGGGCAAAGGAAAAATCCTGTGAACCATATGTTATGTAGTCAACAACAGCAGAATTGGGTCGGTTAGAAAAGGAATTTTCATGTGTTTTGAGGAACACTTTCGCCATTTCGGGTGAAGAAGCAACAACACAAGGAACAGACCCAAGGAACAAGTGAAGTAAAGGTCCATAGCGATTTGAGACCCTGTGGAGAGCTTGATGGGGTATTGGAGCAAGAAGATGGAGGTGACCGATGATCGGAAAGGCTAACGGGCTTGGAGGAAGGCGAGAAAGTTTTCGATTTCTGAATAGTACACGGAGGAGAACGGTGGGGATTAGCCAAATAAGGAACAGAAAAATGTAGCCCTGGATATCGGCCATGATTGAATGCTAATGTGAACTGACTTTGTAAAGCTGAAATTCCAGTGTTGCTGCTTATATTGAATAATCAAACTATCACAGTTGATGTTTCCTTTTCGTTAAAGCCTTTGTCTTGTCTCGGAGGTGCGAAGAGTTGGTAAATCTTCATATTCCAAGGTTCTCCTTCCTGCACTTCTTTGATTTTACCGAAATTTATCTTTTAAAGATTCCAATTAACCCTGTGCTTTTTGCAACTGCATGCTGCTTATGTCTTGCACCTTGACCGTTTCTAAAATTGCATCCAGACAACAAGGATAAGATTTTGTTGCAGTTTTTAGCTGAATTCTTTCTGAATCAGCTATAAATCCTGATCCCACATATTCCTGATATGCTCGTGTTGTGATGGATTTCTGACTCAGTGGCATAGTTGAATAATGCAACTCACTTTTCATATATGTCGTTTTCATTCTTCTCTAATTTTGCTCCTCAATTTTCCACAGTCCAAGACTCCAAGTCAGGGCAGAAACTAAAAAATACCTCAGACAACGACTTTAATTACTCAACTCGAACTTGATCAACGCAAATTATTTCGTGGGTGGCTATCAAGAAAGACTTTTCCAAATCAATCATTGCAAAGTCGGGACTCAGGAGATCTATTCCCCTGCCTTCGGCCCTTGACTTAACTAAACTCGGGGCCAATCCCCTTCCGATTGGGCCGCTCGCTAACAATGCAAAGAGAGCATTGCTTTTCTGGCGCTGTCCTGCTTTCATCCAAAAGTAAATTAGTACTCAATTAGAAGGATCCCTAACGAAATTTTATTAAGCTCTTCTACGCAAAATCTAATTGGAAAGGGTTATTGTATTTACCCCATTTTACCCCTCTAACATTTTGTACTACAATTAATTTCTTTCTTAACGTTATTTTGTTAGTTACTTTCAAAACTAATCGTCAGATGTAACGGTGTTTGTTAGTTcaagtaaaaaaaatatttttaacttttaaaaTCATTATTACATTACCCCATAAACTATAAGATTATTATTAATTTACCCCCTAATATTATTATTTAGGTACTTTACATCATTGTTAAGCGAATTTAGCATGTTGAAAGGGTTTAGAAGAAGATACCTTCCTCtcttttataattaaaaaatcaaaaatttagATGGTTCTTCTCCTTTCTTATTTCACCTTTTTaaataccaagaaaaaaaagtcaaaggTGTTCTTCTCCCATTTTTCCTTGCACTTTTATTGATactaaaagaaaaacaagaaaagagagataactaaattgtgaaaaaaagaagaacaagaaagaatataattattttattattttaaaatcacTCCTTACTCTTCCATCCATCACTCAACTCTTACCTACCTTGAAATCATGATAATATTGgattcttttatatttttctccTATTCAAAATTGAGTTTTCTATGTCCCTCTTacccatttctttttttcttggtatgaataatatttaaaaaagaaagaagaaaaattatttttcttttattttcttggtactcttagagtaaaaaaaaaaaaagaagaatagcCATTCcaattgtttaatttttttaaaattatatacgACCTAAGGATATTTCATTAAAACTTTTCAACATACTAAGTTGATTCAATGGATAATGGAAGCAAGTGTTCATGAGGAGAGGTGTGGACCTGAAGGAAGGGGAGGGGATGGGGGATGGGgaatttttcttcttccatCTTAAATGGGGCAAGAGGCGGGGAAGCATAACTCCGACCTATCCCCCACCCCGTCccctaaaaatatatatataattactaACACTTCTTTTTTTCATGTTAAATTATTAATACATCTATTTTTTTCATATTGTGTTAGGTTAAACTATTAGTAGTAATTGTAATATTAGTTTTTCCCAATAATAGTACTATCAGTAGTAGTGGTGGTGGTAATATTAGCCTTTTCTAATAATAAAGGTGTTAGGAATAGGTGCCTCTATGGGTACTCACTGGGGGATTGGAATGAGGCGAGGGCGGGGGGAAGTTATATGATAACGGGGTAGGGGGTAGGGTTCCTCCGTCCCAAACACCCAGTTGTCATCCCTAATAAATTAATAGTAGGACTGTAGTTTAAGAGGATAAAGCGACATGTGACAATAACCATCTAGCAGTGCTATAAGAGAGAAGGatatttttgttcaaaatttttttaacatgCTGTGTTGGCTTAATAGTGTGAATAAAGTGATTAAAAAGAACTGATAGTAGTGATTTAATTTAAAAGATTGGAAAcctaatttttc is part of the Coffea eugenioides isolate CCC68of chromosome 6, Ceug_1.0, whole genome shotgun sequence genome and encodes:
- the LOC113774932 gene encoding 3,9-dihydroxypterocarpan 6A-monooxygenase-like, with translation MADIQGYIFLFLIWLIPTVLLRVLFRNRKLSRLPPSPLAFPIIGHLHLLAPIPHQALHRVSNRYGPLLHLFLGSVPCVVASSPEMAKVFLKTHENSFSNRPNSAVVDYITYGSQDFSFAPYGPYWKFMKKLCMTELLGGRTLDLLLPVRRDEITRFMELLSRKSKAGEAVDVGAELIRLANNVVSRMAMIRRCSENENEAADIKTIIHEIAELTGKFNVSDFIWFCKNLDLQGFKKRIRDVAERFDVMIEKIIEEHQETRTKRRHNNDAGQQMKDLLDILLDISEDESSDIRLTRKNIKAFILDIFAAGTDTSAITLEWALSELINHPHIMQKAVQEIDSNIGKNRLIDESDISKLPYLQAIVKETLRLHPTGPMIVRESSEDCEVAGYHIPAKTRLLVNVWAIGRDPNYWENPLEFRPERFVFEEGNVSKSQPDVRGQHFHLLPFGSGRRGCPGTSLALQVVQTSLAAMLQCFEWNVNGEGNGKVDMEEGPGITLPKARPLVCVPKARFNPLPI